One Ostrinia nubilalis chromosome 6, ilOstNubi1.1, whole genome shotgun sequence genomic region harbors:
- the LOC135072492 gene encoding leucine-rich repeat-containing protein 40-like isoform X1: protein MQQLVKTRLASGCVRYTLKKSQALMVPSRSLTSVPDDVFKAAADAEVHIIDISKNKLTAVPMGVCHLKETLSQLIMSSNSIANIPPEICRCVHLQYLDVGKNCLAELPLEIANLKNLRELVISNNKFGKIPRCVYELENLEILLAAENQIEEINVSSDALAKLKKLAVLDLSNNSIFTVPPELGNFTHLRSLELMGNCFRQPRHAILAKGTASVLSYLRDRIPTN from the exons GTACACCCTGAAAAAGAGCCAAGCACTCATGGTCCCGTCCCGCAGCCTGACCTCGGTGCCGGACGACGTGTTCAAGGCCGCGGCCGACGCTGAAGTGCACATCATCGACATTTCCAAGAACAAACTCACCGCTGTGCCTATGGG AGTGTGTCACCTGAAAGAAACCCTGTCTCAACTGATCATGTCTTCGAACAGTATTGCCAACATTCCTCCGGAGATATGTCGTTGTGTGCACTTACAGTATCTGGACGTGGGGAAGAATTGCCTAGCAGAATTACCCTTGGAAATCGCCAACCTGAAAAACCTGAGAGAACTAGTCATATCTAATAATAA GTTTGGAAAGATCCCGCGTTGTGTTTACGAGTTGGAAAATCTTGAGATTCTCTTGGCCGCGGAGAATCAAATTGAGGAAATCAACGTGTCTTCGGATGCTTTGGCAAAGCTGAAAAAACTGGCCGTGCTGGATCTGTCCAACAACAGCATATTCACCGTGCCTCCTGAGCTTGGCAACTTTACACATTTGAG GAGCCTGGAGCTGATGGGCAATTGCTTCCGCCAGCCGCGACATGCCATCCTCGCCAAGGGCACCGCGTCGGTGCTTTCCTACCTGAGAGACCGAATCCCCACCAACTAG
- the LOC135072492 gene encoding leucine-rich repeat-containing protein 40-like isoform X2, with amino-acid sequence MVPSRSLTSVPDDVFKAAADAEVHIIDISKNKLTAVPMGVCHLKETLSQLIMSSNSIANIPPEICRCVHLQYLDVGKNCLAELPLEIANLKNLRELVISNNKFGKIPRCVYELENLEILLAAENQIEEINVSSDALAKLKKLAVLDLSNNSIFTVPPELGNFTHLRSLELMGNCFRQPRHAILAKGTASVLSYLRDRIPTN; translated from the exons ATGGTCCCGTCCCGCAGCCTGACCTCGGTGCCGGACGACGTGTTCAAGGCCGCGGCCGACGCTGAAGTGCACATCATCGACATTTCCAAGAACAAACTCACCGCTGTGCCTATGGG AGTGTGTCACCTGAAAGAAACCCTGTCTCAACTGATCATGTCTTCGAACAGTATTGCCAACATTCCTCCGGAGATATGTCGTTGTGTGCACTTACAGTATCTGGACGTGGGGAAGAATTGCCTAGCAGAATTACCCTTGGAAATCGCCAACCTGAAAAACCTGAGAGAACTAGTCATATCTAATAATAA GTTTGGAAAGATCCCGCGTTGTGTTTACGAGTTGGAAAATCTTGAGATTCTCTTGGCCGCGGAGAATCAAATTGAGGAAATCAACGTGTCTTCGGATGCTTTGGCAAAGCTGAAAAAACTGGCCGTGCTGGATCTGTCCAACAACAGCATATTCACCGTGCCTCCTGAGCTTGGCAACTTTACACATTTGAG GAGCCTGGAGCTGATGGGCAATTGCTTCCGCCAGCCGCGACATGCCATCCTCGCCAAGGGCACCGCGTCGGTGCTTTCCTACCTGAGAGACCGAATCCCCACCAACTAG